One genomic segment of Sminthopsis crassicaudata isolate SCR6 chromosome 4, ASM4859323v1, whole genome shotgun sequence includes these proteins:
- the MYO19 gene encoding unconventional myosin-XIX isoform X1 has protein sequence MLQQINGQDTHSLPCSSDPLREDLQIFLENEIQLAELDDLIKVNPVTPATVLRCLQERYQVDVFYTNAGCTLVALNPFKPVSYLYRPELMRDYHVAPQLQKLKPHIFTVGEQTYRNVKSQLEPVNQSIIVSGESGAGKTWTSRCLMKFYATVTNSSTSEESHERVERIEKRVLDSNPVMEAFGNACTLRNSNSSRFGKYIQLQLNRTLQMTGASVQTYLLEKTRVAYQAPLERNFHIFYQITKGASSSERLEWHLPEGAAFRWLPNAERTLEEDCFEVTRDAMLHLGIDHSTQNNIFKVLSGLLHLGNIHFADSEDESQVCQPQEDAKCFVMTTASLLRISKEELLETLRVRTITAGKQQQVFRKPCSRAECETRRDCLAKVTYARLFDWLVSVINGSICAEPSTWDTFIGLLDVYGFECFPNNNLEQLCINYANEKLQQHFVAHYLRAQQEEYAAEGLKWSFISYQDNQSCLDLIEGSPVSICSLINEECRLNRMSSAVQLQTRIENALSGNVSLSRDKLSKSPNFVIAHYAGPVQYQIEGMVEKNKDPVPPELIQLLQNCQDSLLQKLFPSQEKEPSDLSGQSRAPVVTVVSKFKSSLEQLMQVLHSTTPHYIRCIKPNSQGQAQKFQANEVLSQLKACGIVETVHISAAGFPIRLSFQSFLERYDLLRKPRPAQPSPSSRLSRSSPTKEHSGQQPTPEKEARLQSLIRDILQTLPLTTRPATALGDHTEARPAPSPIHCGRTKIFMTTSVLELLEHQRMQTLNKCARCIQFCWRRHQRRKLEKQRWAATLLQAATRSWLTRKRIQRLHTAATSIKRAWRKWRAKMDSLVSIELDDVEENHFARVPCHPLSTTAPWPPRETIQLWPLGLVLASAPVGVIRMRRNLSLQACLQIPCHSSSYKVEATQCDQAGITSIRALPQGSIRFHCKKSPLLYANTSPETPHCDVTGFNQILLDRHRLIPV, from the exons ATGCTGCAGCAG ATCAATGGCCAAGACACCCATTCCCTCCCCTGTAGTAGTGACCCTCTCAGAGAAGATCTGCAAATCTTTCTGGAGAATGAGATCCAATTGGCTGAGCTCGATGACCTCATCAAAGTGAACCCTGTGACTCCAGCAACAG TCCTGAGGTGTCTACAGGAGAGGTACCAGGTGGACGTGTTCTACACCAATGCTGGTTGCACCCTTGTGGCTTTGAACCCCTTTAAGCCTGTCTCTTACCTCTACCGCCCAGAACTGATGAGGGACTACCACGTAGCACCTCAACTCCAG AAATTAAAGCCTCATATCTTCACCGTGGGCGAGCAAACATACAGGAATGTCAAGAGCCAGCTGGAGCCTGTCAACCAGTCCATCATCGTTAGTGGGGAGAGTGGAGCAGGGAAG ACGTGGACGTCTCGGTGTCTGATGAAGTTTTATGCCACCGTCACCAATTCCTCCACCTCTGAGGAGAGCCACGAGAGAGTGGAGAGGATCGAGAAGAGAGTCCTGGATTCTAACCCAGTCATGGAGGCTTTTG GGAATGCTTGTACACTCCGCAATAGCAACAGCAGCCGTTTTGGGAAGTATATACAGCTCCAGCTGAACAG AACTCTGCAGATGACTGGGGCCTCTGTCCAGACGTACCTCCTGGAGAAAACTCGAGTCGCCTACCAGGCTCCACTGGAGAGGAATTTTCATATCTTCTATCAG ATCACCAAAGGAGCCAGTTCAAGTGAAAGGTTAGAGTGGCACCTGCCTGAGGGAGCAGCTTTCCGTTGGCTGCCCAATGCTGAGAGAACCTTGGAAG aagaCTGCTTTGAAGTGACCAGAGATGCAATGCTCCACCTGGGCATTGACCACTCCACCCAGAACAACATCTTTAAG GTCCTATCAGGGTTGCTCCACCTCGGGAATATCCACTTTGCTGACTCCGAGGATGAATCCCAGGTTTGCCAGCCACAGGAAGATGCTAAAT GTTTTGTGATGACCACAGCCTCCCTGCTCCGAATCTCCAAGGAGGAGTTGTTGGAGACACTCCGAGTGCGAACGATCACAGCCGGAAAGCAGCAGCAGGTGTTCAGGAAGCCCTGCTCCCGGGCCGAGTGTGAGACCAGGAGAGACTGTCTGGCCAAAGTCACCTATGCCCG GTTGTTTGACTGGTTGGTGTCGGTCATCAATGGGAGCATCTGTGCAGAGCCCTCCACCTGGGACACTTTCATTG GGCTGCTGGACGTGTACGGATTTGAATGTTTCCCCAACAACAACCTGGAGCAGCTCTGCATTAACTATGCCAACGAGAAGCTGCAGCAGCACTTTGTGGCTCACTACCTGAGGGCACAGCAA GAAGAATATGCTGCTGAGGGCCTGAAGTGGTCCTTCATCAGCTACCAGGACAATCAGAGCTGCCTGGACCTGATCGAAGGGAGCCCTGTTAGCATCTGTTCTCTCATAAACGAG GAGTGCCGGCTCAACAGGATGTCCAGTGCCGTCCAGCTCCAGACCCGGATCGAGAACGCCCTGTCCGGCAACGTCAGCCTGAGCCGAGACAAGCTCAGTAAGAGTCCCAACTTCGTCATTGCCCACTATGCTGGGCCCGTGCAGTACCAGATCGAAGGCATGGTGGAGAAAAACAAG GATCCAGTTCCTCCAGAGTTGATTCAGCTCCTGCAGAATTGCCAGGACTCTCTCCTGCAGAAATTGTTTCCTTCCCAAGAAAAGGAACCAAGTGACCTTTCAGGCCAGAGCAGAGCCCCTGTGGTTACTGTGGTCTCCAAGTTCAAG AGTTCCCTGGAGCAGCTCATGCAGGTCCTGCACAGCACCACACCTCATTACATTCGCTGCATCAAGCCAAACAGCCAAGGCCAGGCCCAGAAGTTCCAGGCAAATGAG GTCCTGAGCCAGCTCAAAGCCTGTGGTATTGTGGAGACTGTTCACATCAGCGCTGCCGGCTTTCCTATCAG GCTCTCTTTTCAAAGCTTCCTTGAACGGTATGACCTGCTGAGAAAGCCccgcccagcccagcccagcccctcCTCCAGATTGTCCAGGTCTTCGCCCACCAAAGAGCACTCAG GACAGCAGCCAACCCCCGAGAAGGAGGCCAGGCTTCAGTCTCTCATCAGGGACATTCTTCAGACTTTGCCCCTGACGACTCGGCCAGCAACTGCTCTCGGAGACCACACAGAGGCCAGGCCAGCTCCCAGCCCAATTCATTGCGGCAGAACCAAGATCTTCATGACCACTTCTGTG CTGGAGCTGCTAGAACACCAGCGCATGCAGACCCTAAATAAATGTGCTCGGTGCATCCAGTTCTGTTGGCGGCGGCACCAGCGCAGAAAGCTGGAGAAGCAGAGATGGGCGGCCACTCTTCTCCAAGCAG CTACTCGCTCCTGGCTGACACGGAAACGGATCCAAAGGCTGCATACCGCTGCGACCTCCATCAAGCGTGCCTGGAGGAAATGGAGG GCCAAGATGGATTCCCTGGTATCCATAGAATTGGATGATGTGGAAGAAAACCACTTTGCCAGAGTGCCTTGCCATCCCCTCTCCACCACAGCACCATGGCCCCCACGTGAGACGATCCAGCTCTGGCCGCTGGGACTCGTGCTAGCCAGCGCACCGGTGGGGGTAATTAGGATGCGGAGGAACCTGTCCCTGCAGGCCTGCCTACAGATTCCTTGTCACAGCAGCAGCTACAAGGTGGAGGCCACCCAGTGTGACCAGGCAGGGATTACCTCCATCAGAGCGCTGCCCCAG GGCTCCATCCGGTTTCACTGCAAGAAGTCCCCCTTGCTCTACGCCAACACCAGTCCCGAGACACCACACTGCGACGTCACCGGCTTTAATCAGATCCTGCTGGACAGGCACAGACTGATCCCGGTGTGA
- the MYO19 gene encoding unconventional myosin-XIX isoform X2 produces MLQQINGQDTHSLPCSSDPLREDLQIFLENEIQLAELDDLIKVNPVTPATVLRCLQERYQVDVFYTNAGCTLVALNPFKPVSYLYRPELMRDYHVAPQLQKLKPHIFTVGEQTYRNVKSQLEPVNQSIIVSGESGAGKTWTSRCLMKFYATVTNSSTSEESHERVERIEKRVLDSNPVMEAFGNACTLRNSNSSRFGKYIQLQLNRTLQMTGASVQTYLLEKTRVAYQAPLERNFHIFYQITKGASSSERLEWHLPEGAAFRWLPNAERTLEDCFEVTRDAMLHLGIDHSTQNNIFKVLSGLLHLGNIHFADSEDESQVCQPQEDAKCFVMTTASLLRISKEELLETLRVRTITAGKQQQVFRKPCSRAECETRRDCLAKVTYARLFDWLVSVINGSICAEPSTWDTFIGLLDVYGFECFPNNNLEQLCINYANEKLQQHFVAHYLRAQQEEYAAEGLKWSFISYQDNQSCLDLIEGSPVSICSLINEECRLNRMSSAVQLQTRIENALSGNVSLSRDKLSKSPNFVIAHYAGPVQYQIEGMVEKNKDPVPPELIQLLQNCQDSLLQKLFPSQEKEPSDLSGQSRAPVVTVVSKFKSSLEQLMQVLHSTTPHYIRCIKPNSQGQAQKFQANEVLSQLKACGIVETVHISAAGFPIRLSFQSFLERYDLLRKPRPAQPSPSSRLSRSSPTKEHSGQQPTPEKEARLQSLIRDILQTLPLTTRPATALGDHTEARPAPSPIHCGRTKIFMTTSVLELLEHQRMQTLNKCARCIQFCWRRHQRRKLEKQRWAATLLQAATRSWLTRKRIQRLHTAATSIKRAWRKWRAKMDSLVSIELDDVEENHFARVPCHPLSTTAPWPPRETIQLWPLGLVLASAPVGVIRMRRNLSLQACLQIPCHSSSYKVEATQCDQAGITSIRALPQGSIRFHCKKSPLLYANTSPETPHCDVTGFNQILLDRHRLIPV; encoded by the exons ATGCTGCAGCAG ATCAATGGCCAAGACACCCATTCCCTCCCCTGTAGTAGTGACCCTCTCAGAGAAGATCTGCAAATCTTTCTGGAGAATGAGATCCAATTGGCTGAGCTCGATGACCTCATCAAAGTGAACCCTGTGACTCCAGCAACAG TCCTGAGGTGTCTACAGGAGAGGTACCAGGTGGACGTGTTCTACACCAATGCTGGTTGCACCCTTGTGGCTTTGAACCCCTTTAAGCCTGTCTCTTACCTCTACCGCCCAGAACTGATGAGGGACTACCACGTAGCACCTCAACTCCAG AAATTAAAGCCTCATATCTTCACCGTGGGCGAGCAAACATACAGGAATGTCAAGAGCCAGCTGGAGCCTGTCAACCAGTCCATCATCGTTAGTGGGGAGAGTGGAGCAGGGAAG ACGTGGACGTCTCGGTGTCTGATGAAGTTTTATGCCACCGTCACCAATTCCTCCACCTCTGAGGAGAGCCACGAGAGAGTGGAGAGGATCGAGAAGAGAGTCCTGGATTCTAACCCAGTCATGGAGGCTTTTG GGAATGCTTGTACACTCCGCAATAGCAACAGCAGCCGTTTTGGGAAGTATATACAGCTCCAGCTGAACAG AACTCTGCAGATGACTGGGGCCTCTGTCCAGACGTACCTCCTGGAGAAAACTCGAGTCGCCTACCAGGCTCCACTGGAGAGGAATTTTCATATCTTCTATCAG ATCACCAAAGGAGCCAGTTCAAGTGAAAGGTTAGAGTGGCACCTGCCTGAGGGAGCAGCTTTCCGTTGGCTGCCCAATGCTGAGAGAACCTTGGAAG aCTGCTTTGAAGTGACCAGAGATGCAATGCTCCACCTGGGCATTGACCACTCCACCCAGAACAACATCTTTAAG GTCCTATCAGGGTTGCTCCACCTCGGGAATATCCACTTTGCTGACTCCGAGGATGAATCCCAGGTTTGCCAGCCACAGGAAGATGCTAAAT GTTTTGTGATGACCACAGCCTCCCTGCTCCGAATCTCCAAGGAGGAGTTGTTGGAGACACTCCGAGTGCGAACGATCACAGCCGGAAAGCAGCAGCAGGTGTTCAGGAAGCCCTGCTCCCGGGCCGAGTGTGAGACCAGGAGAGACTGTCTGGCCAAAGTCACCTATGCCCG GTTGTTTGACTGGTTGGTGTCGGTCATCAATGGGAGCATCTGTGCAGAGCCCTCCACCTGGGACACTTTCATTG GGCTGCTGGACGTGTACGGATTTGAATGTTTCCCCAACAACAACCTGGAGCAGCTCTGCATTAACTATGCCAACGAGAAGCTGCAGCAGCACTTTGTGGCTCACTACCTGAGGGCACAGCAA GAAGAATATGCTGCTGAGGGCCTGAAGTGGTCCTTCATCAGCTACCAGGACAATCAGAGCTGCCTGGACCTGATCGAAGGGAGCCCTGTTAGCATCTGTTCTCTCATAAACGAG GAGTGCCGGCTCAACAGGATGTCCAGTGCCGTCCAGCTCCAGACCCGGATCGAGAACGCCCTGTCCGGCAACGTCAGCCTGAGCCGAGACAAGCTCAGTAAGAGTCCCAACTTCGTCATTGCCCACTATGCTGGGCCCGTGCAGTACCAGATCGAAGGCATGGTGGAGAAAAACAAG GATCCAGTTCCTCCAGAGTTGATTCAGCTCCTGCAGAATTGCCAGGACTCTCTCCTGCAGAAATTGTTTCCTTCCCAAGAAAAGGAACCAAGTGACCTTTCAGGCCAGAGCAGAGCCCCTGTGGTTACTGTGGTCTCCAAGTTCAAG AGTTCCCTGGAGCAGCTCATGCAGGTCCTGCACAGCACCACACCTCATTACATTCGCTGCATCAAGCCAAACAGCCAAGGCCAGGCCCAGAAGTTCCAGGCAAATGAG GTCCTGAGCCAGCTCAAAGCCTGTGGTATTGTGGAGACTGTTCACATCAGCGCTGCCGGCTTTCCTATCAG GCTCTCTTTTCAAAGCTTCCTTGAACGGTATGACCTGCTGAGAAAGCCccgcccagcccagcccagcccctcCTCCAGATTGTCCAGGTCTTCGCCCACCAAAGAGCACTCAG GACAGCAGCCAACCCCCGAGAAGGAGGCCAGGCTTCAGTCTCTCATCAGGGACATTCTTCAGACTTTGCCCCTGACGACTCGGCCAGCAACTGCTCTCGGAGACCACACAGAGGCCAGGCCAGCTCCCAGCCCAATTCATTGCGGCAGAACCAAGATCTTCATGACCACTTCTGTG CTGGAGCTGCTAGAACACCAGCGCATGCAGACCCTAAATAAATGTGCTCGGTGCATCCAGTTCTGTTGGCGGCGGCACCAGCGCAGAAAGCTGGAGAAGCAGAGATGGGCGGCCACTCTTCTCCAAGCAG CTACTCGCTCCTGGCTGACACGGAAACGGATCCAAAGGCTGCATACCGCTGCGACCTCCATCAAGCGTGCCTGGAGGAAATGGAGG GCCAAGATGGATTCCCTGGTATCCATAGAATTGGATGATGTGGAAGAAAACCACTTTGCCAGAGTGCCTTGCCATCCCCTCTCCACCACAGCACCATGGCCCCCACGTGAGACGATCCAGCTCTGGCCGCTGGGACTCGTGCTAGCCAGCGCACCGGTGGGGGTAATTAGGATGCGGAGGAACCTGTCCCTGCAGGCCTGCCTACAGATTCCTTGTCACAGCAGCAGCTACAAGGTGGAGGCCACCCAGTGTGACCAGGCAGGGATTACCTCCATCAGAGCGCTGCCCCAG GGCTCCATCCGGTTTCACTGCAAGAAGTCCCCCTTGCTCTACGCCAACACCAGTCCCGAGACACCACACTGCGACGTCACCGGCTTTAATCAGATCCTGCTGGACAGGCACAGACTGATCCCGGTGTGA
- the MYO19 gene encoding unconventional myosin-XIX isoform X3, which yields MLQQINGQDTHSLPCSSDPLREDLQIFLENEIQLAELDDLIKVNPVTPATVLRCLQERYQVDVFYTNAGCTLVALNPFKPVSYLYRPELMRDYHVAPQLQKLKPHIFTVGEQTYRNVKSQLEPVNQSIIVSGESGAGKTWTSRCLMKFYATVTNSSTSEESHERVERIEKRVLDSNPVMEAFGNACTLRNSNSSRFGKYIQLQLNRTLQMTGASVQTYLLEKTRVAYQAPLERNFHIFYQITKGASSSERLEWHLPEGAAFRWLPNAERTLEEDCFEVTRDAMLHLGIDHSTQNNIFKVLSGLLHLGNIHFADSEDESQVL from the exons ATGCTGCAGCAG ATCAATGGCCAAGACACCCATTCCCTCCCCTGTAGTAGTGACCCTCTCAGAGAAGATCTGCAAATCTTTCTGGAGAATGAGATCCAATTGGCTGAGCTCGATGACCTCATCAAAGTGAACCCTGTGACTCCAGCAACAG TCCTGAGGTGTCTACAGGAGAGGTACCAGGTGGACGTGTTCTACACCAATGCTGGTTGCACCCTTGTGGCTTTGAACCCCTTTAAGCCTGTCTCTTACCTCTACCGCCCAGAACTGATGAGGGACTACCACGTAGCACCTCAACTCCAG AAATTAAAGCCTCATATCTTCACCGTGGGCGAGCAAACATACAGGAATGTCAAGAGCCAGCTGGAGCCTGTCAACCAGTCCATCATCGTTAGTGGGGAGAGTGGAGCAGGGAAG ACGTGGACGTCTCGGTGTCTGATGAAGTTTTATGCCACCGTCACCAATTCCTCCACCTCTGAGGAGAGCCACGAGAGAGTGGAGAGGATCGAGAAGAGAGTCCTGGATTCTAACCCAGTCATGGAGGCTTTTG GGAATGCTTGTACACTCCGCAATAGCAACAGCAGCCGTTTTGGGAAGTATATACAGCTCCAGCTGAACAG AACTCTGCAGATGACTGGGGCCTCTGTCCAGACGTACCTCCTGGAGAAAACTCGAGTCGCCTACCAGGCTCCACTGGAGAGGAATTTTCATATCTTCTATCAG ATCACCAAAGGAGCCAGTTCAAGTGAAAGGTTAGAGTGGCACCTGCCTGAGGGAGCAGCTTTCCGTTGGCTGCCCAATGCTGAGAGAACCTTGGAAG aagaCTGCTTTGAAGTGACCAGAGATGCAATGCTCCACCTGGGCATTGACCACTCCACCCAGAACAACATCTTTAAG GTCCTATCAGGGTTGCTCCACCTCGGGAATATCCACTTTGCTGACTCCGAGGATGAATCCCAG GTTTTGTGA